A genomic window from Zootoca vivipara chromosome Z, rZooViv1.1, whole genome shotgun sequence includes:
- the GOLGA2 gene encoding golgin subfamily A member 2 isoform X4 produces MADGSRQSKLASAKKKLKEYQQKNSPGSAAGAKKKRKGKEGSRPETPTNDGRESPENIQNILKVLVSDLNRSNGVAIPSLDKRKICDTDHKNSLEENRSPSLADSLRQLSEQLNGMVNQPTAYVNGENATSSTDMKEMATRYQELAVALDSSNLTNKQLSTKIEELKQQNQEIMNQLEKEKKGFEQKFSKEQAALREQLQVHIQTIGILVSEKSELQTALAHTQQAARQKAGEAEDLATRVQSCRQRISELEHTLSSLSTQQKQTDKHNKELAKERDGLKLEVYKQSKNSEEFKQQNSELSEKLRTLISENSAMKLDVEDLHKKLEMAELMIQQFANQPGIPDATQQLQMALEERANLETQISQMSESIQQLQTERDQYVQKLKEEGGIWQQRVQLLSDQVQALAEEKDLSTTRIQELEANLSELISSQAVVKPLESDPAPHLGPTEAELRLQEELIRLQEEKEELRGQCQAQMRDNEQLSRLNQEQEEQLQELEKTVQRYSEETVDRQQILENMQSDKATISRAMTQNRELKEQLAELQNGFVKLTNENMEVTSALQSEQHVKKELAKKIGELQEKLAELKETEAQKTQEAQALQEQRDQYYNHLQQYTAAYQQLATEKEELHKQYLLQTQLMDRLQHEEVQGKVAVEMHFKELQEAKESLEMISKENKELQAQVSQLMAELDARMLPRVQGDGVETEETVEELKTPALTIPDNFESREEMVAFLTSVMSEAETEREEMRQQLSEQRRQCRGLLKQIAILRKEQQLHVASGGDSAADSVPGEVHEALKSAMEKLQSRFTDLMHERAELKDRVEELEHRCIQLSGETDTIGEYIALYQSQRAILKQRHREKEEYISRLAQDKEEMKMKLLELQELVMRLVGEKNEWYIKYMEMAQNVDPQSGPKSEAALTAVRHVELNAADGEGLREVSLADEPELESTASQSHPSHTDNKAPQPASQDPTAKQIMHLLREIQNPRDRLGSLLQNPCIPFFYRADENDEVKIMVV; encoded by the exons ATCTGTGACACTGATCATAAAAATTCCTTGGAAGAAAATAG GTCCCCCTCATTGGCAGACAGTCTCCGCCAGCTGTCTGAACAGCTTAATGGCATGGTCAATCAG CCCACGGCCTATGTGAATGGGGAAAACGCCACATCTTCAACAGATATGAAAGAGATGGCA ACACGTTACCAGGAGCTGGCAGTAGCCCTAGACTCCAGCaatctaacaaacaaacaactcagTACAAAGATAGAGGAATTG aagcagcagaacCAAGAGATTATGAACCAGCTGGAGAAG GAAAAGAAGGGGTTTGAGCAGAAATTTTCAAAGGAACAAGCAGCACTGCGAgaacagttacag GTCCACATTCAGACGATAGGAATCCTGGTTTCTGAGAAATCTGAGCTGCAGACAGCCCTTGCACATACGCAGCAGGCCGCTCGTCAGAAAGCAG GAGAAGCAGAGGACCTTGCTACACGGGTTCAGTCTTGTCGTCAAAGGATATCTGAGCTGGAGCAcaccctttcctccctctctacGCAGCAGAAGCAGACAGACAAA caTAATAAAGAGCTGGCAAAGGAACGAGATGGCCTGAAACTGGAAGTCTACAAGCAAAG TAAAAACAGTGAAGAATTCAAGCAGCAAAACTCTGAACTGTCTGAGAAGCTGCGAACCTTGATCTCTGAAAACTCAGCAATGAAGCTGGACGTGGAGGATTTGCACAAGAAACTGGAGATGgcggaactgatgattcagcag TTTGCAAACCAGCCAGGAATCCCAGATGCCACTCAACAGCTGCAAATGGCACTGGAAGAAAGAGCAAACCTAGAAACACAAATTTCCCAG ATGTCTGAGTCGATCCAGCAACTGCAGACTGAACGGGATCAGTATGTCCAaaagctgaaagaggaagggggaatcTGGCAGCAACGAGTACAGTTGCTTTCTGACCAG GTCCAGGCTCTGGCAGAAGAAAAGGACCTGAGTACAACTCGAATTCAGGAGCTGGAAGCCAATCTGTCGGAGCTGATCAGCAGCCAGGCTG TAGTGAAGCCCCTGGAAAGTGATCCTGCCCCCCATTTGGGGCCCACAGAAGCTGAGCTGCGCTTGCAAGAAGAGCTCATTCGGttacaggaggagaaggaggagcttCGTGGGCAGTGCCAAGCCCAGATGCGGGACAATGAGCAGCTGAGCCGCCTCAatcaggagcaggaggagcagcTGCAGGAGTTGGAAAAGACAGTACAGCGCTACAGTGAGGAGACTGTGGACAGGCAGCAGATCCTGGAGAACATGCAGAGTGACAAGGCAACCATCAGCCGAGCCATGACTCAGAACCGGGAGCTCAAGGAGCAGCTGGCAGAGCTGCAGAATGGCTTTGTCAAACTG ACCAATGAGAACATGGAGGTGACGAGTGCCTTGCAgtcagagcagcatgtgaagaaAGAGTTGGCCAAGAAGATTGGAGAGCTGCAAGAGAAGCTGGCTGAGCTCAAGGAGACG GAGGCTCAGAAAACACAGGAGGCTCAAGCCCTTCAGGAGCAGCGGGATCAGTATTATAACCACCTCCAGCAGTACACTGCAGCATACCAGCAACTAGCCACAGAGAAAGAGGAGTTGCACAAGCAATATCTTCTTCAGACGCAGCTCATGGATCGGTTGCAGCACGAAGAAGTCCAGGGCAAGGTGGCTGTGGAGATGCATTTCAAGGAGCTGCAGGAAGCCAAG GAAAGCCTGGAGATGATTTCTAAAGAAAACAAGGAGCTGCAGGCTCAGGTCAGCCAGCTCATGGCAGAACTAGATGCAAGGATGCTTCCCAGGGTTCAAG GGGATGGAGTGGAAACCGAAGAGACTGTAGAAGAGCTGAAGACTCCTGCCCTTACCATCCCAGATAATTTTGAAAGTAGAGAGGAAATG GTAGCTTTCTTGACATCGGTTATGTCCGAAGCGGAGACTGAGCGAGAGGAGATGAGGCAGCAACTGTCTGAGCAGAGGAGGCAATGCAGAGGCCTCCTGAAGCAGATTGCCAtactgaggaaggagcagcagctgcatgttgcATCTGGGGGAG ATTCTGCTGCAGATTCTGTTCCAGGTGAGGTTCACGAAGCCTTAAAAAGTGCCATGGAGAAGCTACAG TCTCGATTCACAGACCTGATGCATGAGAGGGCAGAGCTGAAGGACCGGGTGGAAGAGCTGGAACATCGTTGCATACAGTTGTCTGGAGAAACGGACACTATAG GTGAGTACATTGCCTTGTACCAGAGTCAGAGGGCTATCCTAAAGCAGCGTCACCGGGAGAAAGAGGAGTACATCAGCCGACTGGCCCAGGACAAGGAGGAAATGAAG ATGAAGTTACTGGAGCTCCAGGAGTTGGTGATGCGCCTAGTTGGTGAGAAGAACGAATGGTATATAAAATACATGGAGATGGCTCAAAATGTGGATCCCCAGTCTGGACCCAAGAGTGAAGCTGCTCTTACAGCAGTGAGGCATGTTGAGCTGAATGCTGCTGATGGTGAAG GATTGCGAGAAGTGAGTTTGGCAGATGAGCCAGAACTGGAATCCACAGCTTCACAATCCCACCCATCACACACTGACAACAAAGCTCCCCAGCCTGCTTCGCAAGACCCCACCGCCAAGCAGATCATGCATCTTCTACGTGAAATTCAAAACCCCCGGGACAGGCTGGGCTCCCTCTTGCAGAACCCCTGCATTCCCTTTTTCTATCGAGCTGATGAGAATGACGAAGTCAAGATCATGGTGGTGTAA
- the GOLGA2 gene encoding golgin subfamily A member 2 isoform X1 — protein MADGSRQSKLASAKKKLKEYQQKNSPGSAAGAKKKRKGKEGSRPETPTNDGRESPENIQNILKVLVSDLNRSNGVAIPSLDKRKAYCDGDVSAHNAEQLAAGVHMLSNSNSLPSSAAPSPGSMQLLQICDTDHKNSLEENRSPSLADSLRQLSEQLNGMVNQPTAYVNGENATSSTDMKEMATRYQELAVALDSSNLTNKQLSTKIEELKQQNQEIMNQLEKEKKGFEQKFSKEQAALREQLQVHIQTIGILVSEKSELQTALAHTQQAARQKAGEAEDLATRVQSCRQRISELEHTLSSLSTQQKQTDKHNKELAKERDGLKLEVYKQSKNSEEFKQQNSELSEKLRTLISENSAMKLDVEDLHKKLEMAELMIQQFANQPGIPDATQQLQMALEERANLETQISQMSESIQQLQTERDQYVQKLKEEGGIWQQRVQLLSDQVQALAEEKDLSTTRIQELEANLSELISSQAVVKPLESDPAPHLGPTEAELRLQEELIRLQEEKEELRGQCQAQMRDNEQLSRLNQEQEEQLQELEKTVQRYSEETVDRQQILENMQSDKATISRAMTQNRELKEQLAELQNGFVKLTNENMEVTSALQSEQHVKKELAKKIGELQEKLAELKETEAQKTQEAQALQEQRDQYYNHLQQYTAAYQQLATEKEELHKQYLLQTQLMDRLQHEEVQGKVAVEMHFKELQEAKESLEMISKENKELQAQVSQLMAELDARMLPRVQGDGVETEETVEELKTPALTIPDNFESREEMVAFLTSVMSEAETEREEMRQQLSEQRRQCRGLLKQIAILRKEQQLHVASGGDSAADSVPGEVHEALKSAMEKLQSRFTDLMHERAELKDRVEELEHRCIQLSGETDTIGEYIALYQSQRAILKQRHREKEEYISRLAQDKEEMKMKLLELQELVMRLVGEKNEWYIKYMEMAQNVDPQSGPKSEAALTAVRHVELNAADGEGLREVSLADEPELESTASQSHPSHTDNKAPQPASQDPTAKQIMHLLREIQNPRDRLGSLLQNPCIPFFYRADENDEVKIMVV, from the exons GCATACTGTGATGGTGATGTTTCCGCTCACAATGCTGAACAACTCGCTGCTGGTGTCCACATGCTGTCTAACAGCAACAGTTTGCCTAGCTCTGCCGCTCCAAGTCCTGGTAGCATGCAGCTGTTGCAG ATCTGTGACACTGATCATAAAAATTCCTTGGAAGAAAATAG GTCCCCCTCATTGGCAGACAGTCTCCGCCAGCTGTCTGAACAGCTTAATGGCATGGTCAATCAG CCCACGGCCTATGTGAATGGGGAAAACGCCACATCTTCAACAGATATGAAAGAGATGGCA ACACGTTACCAGGAGCTGGCAGTAGCCCTAGACTCCAGCaatctaacaaacaaacaactcagTACAAAGATAGAGGAATTG aagcagcagaacCAAGAGATTATGAACCAGCTGGAGAAG GAAAAGAAGGGGTTTGAGCAGAAATTTTCAAAGGAACAAGCAGCACTGCGAgaacagttacag GTCCACATTCAGACGATAGGAATCCTGGTTTCTGAGAAATCTGAGCTGCAGACAGCCCTTGCACATACGCAGCAGGCCGCTCGTCAGAAAGCAG GAGAAGCAGAGGACCTTGCTACACGGGTTCAGTCTTGTCGTCAAAGGATATCTGAGCTGGAGCAcaccctttcctccctctctacGCAGCAGAAGCAGACAGACAAA caTAATAAAGAGCTGGCAAAGGAACGAGATGGCCTGAAACTGGAAGTCTACAAGCAAAG TAAAAACAGTGAAGAATTCAAGCAGCAAAACTCTGAACTGTCTGAGAAGCTGCGAACCTTGATCTCTGAAAACTCAGCAATGAAGCTGGACGTGGAGGATTTGCACAAGAAACTGGAGATGgcggaactgatgattcagcag TTTGCAAACCAGCCAGGAATCCCAGATGCCACTCAACAGCTGCAAATGGCACTGGAAGAAAGAGCAAACCTAGAAACACAAATTTCCCAG ATGTCTGAGTCGATCCAGCAACTGCAGACTGAACGGGATCAGTATGTCCAaaagctgaaagaggaagggggaatcTGGCAGCAACGAGTACAGTTGCTTTCTGACCAG GTCCAGGCTCTGGCAGAAGAAAAGGACCTGAGTACAACTCGAATTCAGGAGCTGGAAGCCAATCTGTCGGAGCTGATCAGCAGCCAGGCTG TAGTGAAGCCCCTGGAAAGTGATCCTGCCCCCCATTTGGGGCCCACAGAAGCTGAGCTGCGCTTGCAAGAAGAGCTCATTCGGttacaggaggagaaggaggagcttCGTGGGCAGTGCCAAGCCCAGATGCGGGACAATGAGCAGCTGAGCCGCCTCAatcaggagcaggaggagcagcTGCAGGAGTTGGAAAAGACAGTACAGCGCTACAGTGAGGAGACTGTGGACAGGCAGCAGATCCTGGAGAACATGCAGAGTGACAAGGCAACCATCAGCCGAGCCATGACTCAGAACCGGGAGCTCAAGGAGCAGCTGGCAGAGCTGCAGAATGGCTTTGTCAAACTG ACCAATGAGAACATGGAGGTGACGAGTGCCTTGCAgtcagagcagcatgtgaagaaAGAGTTGGCCAAGAAGATTGGAGAGCTGCAAGAGAAGCTGGCTGAGCTCAAGGAGACG GAGGCTCAGAAAACACAGGAGGCTCAAGCCCTTCAGGAGCAGCGGGATCAGTATTATAACCACCTCCAGCAGTACACTGCAGCATACCAGCAACTAGCCACAGAGAAAGAGGAGTTGCACAAGCAATATCTTCTTCAGACGCAGCTCATGGATCGGTTGCAGCACGAAGAAGTCCAGGGCAAGGTGGCTGTGGAGATGCATTTCAAGGAGCTGCAGGAAGCCAAG GAAAGCCTGGAGATGATTTCTAAAGAAAACAAGGAGCTGCAGGCTCAGGTCAGCCAGCTCATGGCAGAACTAGATGCAAGGATGCTTCCCAGGGTTCAAG GGGATGGAGTGGAAACCGAAGAGACTGTAGAAGAGCTGAAGACTCCTGCCCTTACCATCCCAGATAATTTTGAAAGTAGAGAGGAAATG GTAGCTTTCTTGACATCGGTTATGTCCGAAGCGGAGACTGAGCGAGAGGAGATGAGGCAGCAACTGTCTGAGCAGAGGAGGCAATGCAGAGGCCTCCTGAAGCAGATTGCCAtactgaggaaggagcagcagctgcatgttgcATCTGGGGGAG ATTCTGCTGCAGATTCTGTTCCAGGTGAGGTTCACGAAGCCTTAAAAAGTGCCATGGAGAAGCTACAG TCTCGATTCACAGACCTGATGCATGAGAGGGCAGAGCTGAAGGACCGGGTGGAAGAGCTGGAACATCGTTGCATACAGTTGTCTGGAGAAACGGACACTATAG GTGAGTACATTGCCTTGTACCAGAGTCAGAGGGCTATCCTAAAGCAGCGTCACCGGGAGAAAGAGGAGTACATCAGCCGACTGGCCCAGGACAAGGAGGAAATGAAG ATGAAGTTACTGGAGCTCCAGGAGTTGGTGATGCGCCTAGTTGGTGAGAAGAACGAATGGTATATAAAATACATGGAGATGGCTCAAAATGTGGATCCCCAGTCTGGACCCAAGAGTGAAGCTGCTCTTACAGCAGTGAGGCATGTTGAGCTGAATGCTGCTGATGGTGAAG GATTGCGAGAAGTGAGTTTGGCAGATGAGCCAGAACTGGAATCCACAGCTTCACAATCCCACCCATCACACACTGACAACAAAGCTCCCCAGCCTGCTTCGCAAGACCCCACCGCCAAGCAGATCATGCATCTTCTACGTGAAATTCAAAACCCCCGGGACAGGCTGGGCTCCCTCTTGCAGAACCCCTGCATTCCCTTTTTCTATCGAGCTGATGAGAATGACGAAGTCAAGATCATGGTGGTGTAA
- the GOLGA2 gene encoding golgin subfamily A member 2 isoform X3: MADGSRQSKLASAKKKLKEYQQKNSPGSAAGAKKKRKGKEGSRPETPTNDGRESPENAYCDGDVSAHNAEQLAAGVHMLSNSNSLPSSAAPSPGSMQLLQICDTDHKNSLEENRSPSLADSLRQLSEQLNGMVNQPTAYVNGENATSSTDMKEMATRYQELAVALDSSNLTNKQLSTKIEELKQQNQEIMNQLEKEKKGFEQKFSKEQAALREQLQVHIQTIGILVSEKSELQTALAHTQQAARQKAGEAEDLATRVQSCRQRISELEHTLSSLSTQQKQTDKHNKELAKERDGLKLEVYKQSKNSEEFKQQNSELSEKLRTLISENSAMKLDVEDLHKKLEMAELMIQQFANQPGIPDATQQLQMALEERANLETQISQMSESIQQLQTERDQYVQKLKEEGGIWQQRVQLLSDQVQALAEEKDLSTTRIQELEANLSELISSQAVVKPLESDPAPHLGPTEAELRLQEELIRLQEEKEELRGQCQAQMRDNEQLSRLNQEQEEQLQELEKTVQRYSEETVDRQQILENMQSDKATISRAMTQNRELKEQLAELQNGFVKLTNENMEVTSALQSEQHVKKELAKKIGELQEKLAELKETEAQKTQEAQALQEQRDQYYNHLQQYTAAYQQLATEKEELHKQYLLQTQLMDRLQHEEVQGKVAVEMHFKELQEAKESLEMISKENKELQAQVSQLMAELDARMLPRVQGDGVETEETVEELKTPALTIPDNFESREEMVAFLTSVMSEAETEREEMRQQLSEQRRQCRGLLKQIAILRKEQQLHVASGGDSAADSVPGEVHEALKSAMEKLQSRFTDLMHERAELKDRVEELEHRCIQLSGETDTIGEYIALYQSQRAILKQRHREKEEYISRLAQDKEEMKMKLLELQELVMRLVGEKNEWYIKYMEMAQNVDPQSGPKSEAALTAVRHVELNAADGEGLREVSLADEPELESTASQSHPSHTDNKAPQPASQDPTAKQIMHLLREIQNPRDRLGSLLQNPCIPFFYRADENDEVKIMVV, from the exons GCATACTGTGATGGTGATGTTTCCGCTCACAATGCTGAACAACTCGCTGCTGGTGTCCACATGCTGTCTAACAGCAACAGTTTGCCTAGCTCTGCCGCTCCAAGTCCTGGTAGCATGCAGCTGTTGCAG ATCTGTGACACTGATCATAAAAATTCCTTGGAAGAAAATAG GTCCCCCTCATTGGCAGACAGTCTCCGCCAGCTGTCTGAACAGCTTAATGGCATGGTCAATCAG CCCACGGCCTATGTGAATGGGGAAAACGCCACATCTTCAACAGATATGAAAGAGATGGCA ACACGTTACCAGGAGCTGGCAGTAGCCCTAGACTCCAGCaatctaacaaacaaacaactcagTACAAAGATAGAGGAATTG aagcagcagaacCAAGAGATTATGAACCAGCTGGAGAAG GAAAAGAAGGGGTTTGAGCAGAAATTTTCAAAGGAACAAGCAGCACTGCGAgaacagttacag GTCCACATTCAGACGATAGGAATCCTGGTTTCTGAGAAATCTGAGCTGCAGACAGCCCTTGCACATACGCAGCAGGCCGCTCGTCAGAAAGCAG GAGAAGCAGAGGACCTTGCTACACGGGTTCAGTCTTGTCGTCAAAGGATATCTGAGCTGGAGCAcaccctttcctccctctctacGCAGCAGAAGCAGACAGACAAA caTAATAAAGAGCTGGCAAAGGAACGAGATGGCCTGAAACTGGAAGTCTACAAGCAAAG TAAAAACAGTGAAGAATTCAAGCAGCAAAACTCTGAACTGTCTGAGAAGCTGCGAACCTTGATCTCTGAAAACTCAGCAATGAAGCTGGACGTGGAGGATTTGCACAAGAAACTGGAGATGgcggaactgatgattcagcag TTTGCAAACCAGCCAGGAATCCCAGATGCCACTCAACAGCTGCAAATGGCACTGGAAGAAAGAGCAAACCTAGAAACACAAATTTCCCAG ATGTCTGAGTCGATCCAGCAACTGCAGACTGAACGGGATCAGTATGTCCAaaagctgaaagaggaagggggaatcTGGCAGCAACGAGTACAGTTGCTTTCTGACCAG GTCCAGGCTCTGGCAGAAGAAAAGGACCTGAGTACAACTCGAATTCAGGAGCTGGAAGCCAATCTGTCGGAGCTGATCAGCAGCCAGGCTG TAGTGAAGCCCCTGGAAAGTGATCCTGCCCCCCATTTGGGGCCCACAGAAGCTGAGCTGCGCTTGCAAGAAGAGCTCATTCGGttacaggaggagaaggaggagcttCGTGGGCAGTGCCAAGCCCAGATGCGGGACAATGAGCAGCTGAGCCGCCTCAatcaggagcaggaggagcagcTGCAGGAGTTGGAAAAGACAGTACAGCGCTACAGTGAGGAGACTGTGGACAGGCAGCAGATCCTGGAGAACATGCAGAGTGACAAGGCAACCATCAGCCGAGCCATGACTCAGAACCGGGAGCTCAAGGAGCAGCTGGCAGAGCTGCAGAATGGCTTTGTCAAACTG ACCAATGAGAACATGGAGGTGACGAGTGCCTTGCAgtcagagcagcatgtgaagaaAGAGTTGGCCAAGAAGATTGGAGAGCTGCAAGAGAAGCTGGCTGAGCTCAAGGAGACG GAGGCTCAGAAAACACAGGAGGCTCAAGCCCTTCAGGAGCAGCGGGATCAGTATTATAACCACCTCCAGCAGTACACTGCAGCATACCAGCAACTAGCCACAGAGAAAGAGGAGTTGCACAAGCAATATCTTCTTCAGACGCAGCTCATGGATCGGTTGCAGCACGAAGAAGTCCAGGGCAAGGTGGCTGTGGAGATGCATTTCAAGGAGCTGCAGGAAGCCAAG GAAAGCCTGGAGATGATTTCTAAAGAAAACAAGGAGCTGCAGGCTCAGGTCAGCCAGCTCATGGCAGAACTAGATGCAAGGATGCTTCCCAGGGTTCAAG GGGATGGAGTGGAAACCGAAGAGACTGTAGAAGAGCTGAAGACTCCTGCCCTTACCATCCCAGATAATTTTGAAAGTAGAGAGGAAATG GTAGCTTTCTTGACATCGGTTATGTCCGAAGCGGAGACTGAGCGAGAGGAGATGAGGCAGCAACTGTCTGAGCAGAGGAGGCAATGCAGAGGCCTCCTGAAGCAGATTGCCAtactgaggaaggagcagcagctgcatgttgcATCTGGGGGAG ATTCTGCTGCAGATTCTGTTCCAGGTGAGGTTCACGAAGCCTTAAAAAGTGCCATGGAGAAGCTACAG TCTCGATTCACAGACCTGATGCATGAGAGGGCAGAGCTGAAGGACCGGGTGGAAGAGCTGGAACATCGTTGCATACAGTTGTCTGGAGAAACGGACACTATAG GTGAGTACATTGCCTTGTACCAGAGTCAGAGGGCTATCCTAAAGCAGCGTCACCGGGAGAAAGAGGAGTACATCAGCCGACTGGCCCAGGACAAGGAGGAAATGAAG ATGAAGTTACTGGAGCTCCAGGAGTTGGTGATGCGCCTAGTTGGTGAGAAGAACGAATGGTATATAAAATACATGGAGATGGCTCAAAATGTGGATCCCCAGTCTGGACCCAAGAGTGAAGCTGCTCTTACAGCAGTGAGGCATGTTGAGCTGAATGCTGCTGATGGTGAAG GATTGCGAGAAGTGAGTTTGGCAGATGAGCCAGAACTGGAATCCACAGCTTCACAATCCCACCCATCACACACTGACAACAAAGCTCCCCAGCCTGCTTCGCAAGACCCCACCGCCAAGCAGATCATGCATCTTCTACGTGAAATTCAAAACCCCCGGGACAGGCTGGGCTCCCTCTTGCAGAACCCCTGCATTCCCTTTTTCTATCGAGCTGATGAGAATGACGAAGTCAAGATCATGGTGGTGTAA